In Salvelinus sp. IW2-2015 linkage group LG8, ASM291031v2, whole genome shotgun sequence, the sequence CCTGTCTGTGCTGTGTGAGTTGCTGCCCCTAGCTCTGCCCTCCCTGGCCTCCAGTCTACAGACACTCACGCATGGTCAATACTTTTCTCCATATACACTTTGATGTGATCCTTGAGGTATTGTAATGGCACCTGACCCGTGTTGATGGTGGTTCTGTGTGTGCTACAGGCCAGTTCAGCCCGGAGGCTCAGAGCAGGGTGACAAAGACTTTGGGCATCTCTTCTGTAGATGTAGAAACCATGGAAAGGTGAGAGACTCTTCATAACAGAAAATGCTCCTCTGTTATAAGTGGATTGTGTTTTTAATCCTAaaagtgtgtgtctctctgtgcccTGCCCTAGCTCCACTACAGGTGACTCTGTGCTGTTTCCAGGGAGGAGGTTGGCAGAGCTGGTGGTGGAACTAACAGCAATACTGCAGTCAGAAGAACTCCGCCATTTTGAAGACAACATGTGAGTGAAGCCAGCAGCCACATGGGCTGGAACTAAAAACTGCACACCCTGTAGCACTCTAGGAAgagggttggtgaccactgcaatAAAGGCACACTTAATGATTTCTTGATTACTCCTATAAAATCCTTGAATTAAAGAGCTCTCTAACCTTGATACATATCGCTCTGTGGTTCTCAGGTTTGTGAGAGGCTGGTTCACTCCTtaccacagacagagaaagacagtcaGCCCTCTTATTGCTCAGCAGTTACAGAGTCAAGCCATGACGTAAGCATCTGAATGTTTGTATTCCACCACCGTTTATATGCTAAGATAGGTTTTTCACTCCCTCATATAGTTAAAACAAATGAACCCTAAGCACCCTCcccctaaacaaaacaaaatgtgctaACCCGTGTTTCTTTCAACCACCCTCCTTTCCCAGATTGTTAGCTCTTGTGGAGCAGAGAGTGGTGATGGTGAAAAAGGAGATGGTGCGTCTGTACCCAGCCTCCACAGCTCAGGAGTGGGTAGAGCAGCATGTCAGCCCTGTGGTGGCTCCCCTCCAGAGGGTCCTGGAGGACACCAACGCCAGCCTACTAGAGATGGTACCCCAGAACGTCTCAGCTTCTATGGTTGGGCAGTAAGGTTTAACCTGGGTCCCTTTGTTTTTTTTGACAGAGAAAGAGATCTATCCGTGCAGACTTCATACGGTGAGGTCCAAGAGGTAGTGAGAAAAGGATTCCATGATTATCAAAAAGCAACTTTTATTTAATTCCCTTTTTTAACAAAAAAAGCAAAAATAAAAgtaatacaaaacattttttaaagacaaGGCAAACAAGTACCTGCAGTCATCCAGCAGCACacactaactggacacaaaatATCTCATGSATTCTTTCTTTCAAGCAACAGAAGGCATCTATACTCACCTTCCTCTTGCCAACAGATGCAGTAACTTAGTTAATACAGTCCAGATACAATGTAATACAGTTTACTTGTCAAACATAAATGTGTTAATAACAATATGTGTCTACGGACAGGAATGTTACCTGAGACTGGTCTTTCATTTTGTGTGTATAAGGCCAGATGGAATATGTAGTTTACCCTAtgaataataaatcaaatcaaatgtatttattacacCCTTTTTTACATCAGTCACAAAGTActatacagaaacctagcctaaaaccccaaacagcaagcaatgcagatgtcgAAGCTGTTAGATTAAGTTCATTCTAGAGGTTTTGCCTCCCCAGATTCTGTCTGACCCTGGTCATAGGACCCATCAATGCTGAAAGACATGCAAGTATTTACTTTAACATAAAAACAGGCAAACATTCTTAACTGATCCCTGGAAATCCATGCTTGATTATAGTTTACAGTCACATGCATTCAGATGGATAGATGGTTGCAGTGAGGAGAGACAATCCTACTAGACCAAGATTATCACTTGGGAGGTCTCAAACACACTGTGTTGCCTAAACTGTGGGACTGTTTTGAATGAGTATTTCACACATACTGATTACATTTAAATAGAAAGGCACTGTAATTATAGGGTTGAGTCTAATACAGTAATGATTGTTTTTGAAGAACAGGCAACACAACAAACTATGATTTTGTTTAAATATTCTGTGGAAAACTCTACCATTGGAGTGTATTTAAGACCATTTATAGTATCAGGGATACTACGAaatgctgtaaaatatatttgggTGCATTTCAAGTCTGCTGTGGCTTCTCCTCATATCTTCTCCTTCTACTGCACTGAGTCCCCCTCTTCTTCGGAGTCAGTGCTGGGGTTCAGTTCATCTTCCTCCCTGACTGCCTCCTGCTCCCAGCGACACTGGAGCTCCTCCAGACCCAGGAAACGCTTGAGCAACGAAGCCACTGCCTCCACATCACTGACGGAGAGGGGGAAACAACAGGATCAAACAACTGGTTGTGATCAAAAATAGACAGCAGGAATATTTTGACAATCAAAACACTAAATACATTTGTCTGATTTCACTTCTGTTCCATGCCATTCTTGAACTGTTARACTAAATATTCTACAATGTTTTCAGATCCTGGGAAACCTGTGTTCTGATCCTTTAACACACATCTTCCATGTTAGGGTCTTATAATAGACCCATCTCACCTGCGTCCCCCCATGGTGGCGCTCTGTGTGAGGGGGTAGGAGAAACCTGTGGCCAGTCGCAGCACCAGCAGGTAGCCCTTCCCTAGGTAGCGCACCTTCTCCTCCTGAACACACACGTCACGCAGGTGCCTCATGTCCATCACCACTGAAAGACCGAGACCGGAGGAGAGGAAGGGTATGGGGCAGGTGATGGAAGGGAGACAACCGGAGAGGGAGGGTATGTGAGGGAGAtggaaggagacagggagagaccccGTTGGAAGACCCCTGCGCTAACTGGATTCCAATCGTAAAACTCATCCCATCTGATCTACCCTTATTGGTAAAGGAGGTTCAATGTGAAAGTACTGTACAGGACACATTAGGTGATGTTCCTCACCTTTCTCCTGGCCTCTCCTACACATGGTGGGAATCAGGGCATACAGACTGAAGGTCTTCAGCTCTATCACTTTCTTGGTTTTATCAAACACTgcctcctcccactcctccatGTTCTGCATGGCCACGAACAGACAGCCCGTCACGTAGAAAAGCTTCCACAGGATACTGTCTGGAAAGACCAGAAAATAGGgatgagagacaggcagacatttTTTTACCCATTCTGTCTTAATGATGTAATTCATGARGGGACAGGCTGGCACTGGTGATGCCTGTAAATCAGGTTGTACCTGAGCTGTAGTATGCAGCAGCCAGGCCAATGGACGCAATACCTGAAATCAGAAAAAGGACCAAATGCTGGGTCAATTTATTTTCTGACATTGCATTCAAAGAAATAAACtcagtaaatacacacacacacatcatgatcCTACCTATGAGCAGCGACCAGGAGCGGATGCCAGGCGACCTCTTCAGGTGTAACATGTTGGTGGTGTGCTCCTCTACCTGCATATACCCCATCTTACAGACCGACAGGCAGACATGAAAAAATTGTATACAATATGGATAGGCAAAACCTATATAATATAAAGAACCATTGCTTACTCTTGTAATTCTGTGCTTGCTTcaaggaaagagggaggatgTATGTCAGAAGTAGAACATGGCCATGTTGGTTCAATATTGAGGTTATGAATAATGATCACAGATGAATGGAAACTAGGATGTTTAAACAGGGAAATTGTCAGTGTTGAGGAAATGGGGAAGCAGATCTGAAATACAAAATGCTATGTTTCACTTCTGACAGATATCCCCCTTCTCTCTAAGAGCAGAGTTGCCAGGTCAAGATACATTTTCCAGACCAATGACAACTCAAAAAGTGKCCAAAGGGCCTGAAAACAAGCAATTTTTTTAACAGCAAGAGGAGTTGCCATTTATATAATAAACCCCTTTTCCAMAATGTTACCGAGACAATTAAGGATTATCGTAGTAACTTGTAACGACGTTGGAAGCGAAATTCAGTTTTtctcaaaataataattattgcaagctgtgccttagaccgctgcgccactcgggaggccaacagTTCATCTACTCCAGCAGCTCTCCAGACAACGTCTACATTAGAGGAAAACTGTAACATTGAAGGGAATGGAATAGGTTATTCTGCAATGTCACGACGTGACCGCGRATGCTGCTCAGCCAATAGCTGTAGTMRTCTCTCAACTCACACACCCCTCCGGTCCCCCCAACCACTCACAGTAACAACCTGCCTCAGTCTGCAGCAGGtcactgtgaaatatatattttaagataTATTTATAATTCTATTCGTTATGAAGGTATtcaattacaaaaaagaaaacaatgaaAACGTTCATGAAAGGCATCAGATAGAAGTAAATTATTCCACGAATATAATTTTACATCTTCAATGACCGCGWTTTCATGAATTTGATTATATAATTTTGAATTCCATTCAAAAACTGGGCATGATCCAGGAAGTAGGCGGGACATTCATAGTGTTGCCGATCACTCATTCATCATCTCGCctataaatgaaataatttatCCCCATATGCCTATTAATTTATCTCTTACCTTACACTTTTCAACTGGAATCCTAAAATGATACACGCTGGATAATGTGTCAAATCGGCTTGATGATAGTGACAGTTACATGTATAAAGTTTTAGAGAAGTCCCAATTCATTTCATTTTACAGTAACAACGCACAGTGGGAATGTGTTGATTTCTTCCGGGTTACGTCTATGCTGATTAGATGATGACATGAGCTACagtttatccccccccccccgtgataAAGATGTAGaggaaacaatatttctaacaacTTGTCTCTGATATTTTAATAACACAAACCCATAGAAGAAAAAACGCATCTCAATCATATTTGATTTTAAGTATCTTACAGTACTAGAATATAGTCATTGATTTACACCAAAAGTGGAAAGAAACGTTTTCACATGGCGCGTGACGCACCCAAAGGGAACCGGGTTTTACGCATGCGCCCTTGATTGACCGGGGCTCAATGGAGTCACTCATGTTCTTTTATAGTTCAATGGTCACGAATTCTGATGTCAAGCCGTCTGGAAAACCGGTCTGGAACCCCCGACTAATTTCTACATCAGACGGTCTTGTGACAGAAACCGTCGCATATTGTCCATTATAGCCTTTCAGTGGTATCGTAATCGCTTCAGATATTGTTGAGTAAACATTGCCACATATTACCCTGGCTCAAACTCCCCCTTTCTCCTTTACGAAACAGCTTGAAAGGTGTCTGAAGTCATTTGTATAAAGGCAGACTAGTAGAAAACGTCCAacgggtgagtgagtgagtgagtgagtgcgtgcgtgcagtGATGTAATAAATACGGCAAAATCGGATGTCATTGAGTTCAAGAATGGCCAAGAACATGAAagacacaaaacatgacaagataATTCGTTATAATAATGAACTTTAGATAAGCTTTTCTTGTTATTTAGTATTTTAAGAGACTCAATTAAAACAAATTATATCAAAAACACTTTAAAGCAGggggttgatttttttttttttttaatatggtTTTGTGGATATAACGTTGACCAAAATCATGACATTKTACATTTCAAAGAGTTCAGAGTATCAATAAAGTGACCAGTTTTACTCGGTATGTACTCCTCCATATCTCTCAAATCTAATAGTGTGCGAACATCTGTAAAACAAATGTGTCCGTGTTTCAGGTTCATCATTGGAGAATGTTTCATCAATTTCTGTTAACATTGACACCATTGTTTTGGAGGGGTACATATTGTGTAAAAAATATTTASGTGCACCTCTCTTATCTTATTAGAAATACCACATTTGAAGGGACAAAGCCAAGACTTTTGACATTGAGTGTTTGTTTTTCCACACAGTTGGTCAATTAAATGTTCATCTCCTTACATGTGGATTCGTGTacaagaatagagagagagctgGATAAACAAACCAAGATACTCCCTCAGCATTTGTTAATAGAACCATTCTTAACTAATACATTTAATGGCTGATGACCCTGGTATAGGCATCAGGTTATCTGAGACATGCCAGACATTGCACATTTGTGGCCAAGCAAGGAATGTTTTTCTCCCTCCAATTACTGTTTAGAGATTTCAAACTAACAGAAAGCATAATCATAGTTAATTAACCCMTACCAGGATATAAATAGCTAAATAAATTGCTGTTTATATTGGGTCCTGGtaataggcctatatgttctaACAGAGGCTTCAGCCTTTATTTAGCATTTATTATATCAATTATGATGATGAATGATGTATAATAATAATCTATGattatttttgtctttatttactgTATACTATGTAACCACATTTTGAatacagaggacacacacagatgaTTTGTGGTTTGGGTCCATTCTTTGGATCTCCGTCAACATAGTAGTTAACATGTCATAGCCTATACAAATAAAGCTTCATTGCCTGCCTATTGACACATTTGGTGCAATTATGTATACTTTGTTGTGATATGGAAGCTGTTTCGTCGGCAGTTTACCATCTTTATTATATGCTGCTGTTGAGATAAGAAGAATGATCCTGATTGGTTAGGACAGGGTTAATGATGTAGAAGTTGGGTGGAGTTgagtcacacacccacacacaaatacTAGCATTTTAGTTTGGATCGTAGAGTAGTTGGCACGACAGTTGTCCAAGGAAAATGTGTAGAAGTGTTGTGAAGATTKCAGGTCTATTCCAGAGTTGGATGGCTTACTGATCCTGTGTTTGTGTCAAATCCAACCCACAGCCATTTCACAGAAAAATGTCAGAAGAGAACATCGGAAGACGCAAGGAGAAGTGTGAGAATTGCACTAAACAGGTAAGCCCATGGAATGTTTGTGGTTTCACTGTGCAGTGTGCGAGTGTCTCTCTGCAACTGAAATTGCCCATCCAGTCGTTTCTGACCTAGTTGTTTGAGGTCATRACTTTTTGCATGTTATAGTCAAACATCATATTTTGTGTCCAATTCGAACATTGATTAATTTATTGATTTGTTGGTTGATTGGTAATTTCCAGTGCAACAAGAAGCAGAGGGATGAAGACATTAGCTCCCTTCCGGAGGAAGATGTAGSCAACGGAGAGGTCCCtgcctcctcccatctcctcaagCAGCAGGTGTTGCTGAGTGCCTGTCTGTCCTGTGAGGGCTGTGTGTCCGAGGAGGAGAGCCTAAAGATCTCCCAACAGAACCTGGAGGAGGTGGCCCGCGTCCTGGGCCTCAACAAGGTACTACTGGACCACTGACCAGGCTACCTGGGTCATATTCaataggcaccaaatggaagaaaattgactgaaacagggagggactatttTAACTTATCTAATAACAACTGATGTTTTCCCTTTTTCGTTTCAAAAGGTTTTGCTGAGGTGCTCACTAATGAATACAAACCTGGACACCTCACATGATTAGCCTCCCTaagcacttgtggagatctgagaggctTTATGATGTCAGTGCTTCAATAGTAGCTAAAGAGACAAGGGTATATACTGTCTGAGAGGAAAGAGGAACAATTGTGTTATCTTTGCTGTACTTAGTTTCCAGATGACCTCATGCCAGATTTGTTTTAATGTGTGTTGTTATTGCTGGTCTCTTTGCCTGGCATGCAGACTGATTGTTTGATT encodes:
- the LOC111967839 gene encoding cytochrome b-245 chaperone 1 homolog yields the protein MGYMQVEEHTTNMLHLKRSPGIRSWSLLIGIASIGLAAAYYSSDSILWKLFYVTGCLFVAMQNMEEWEEAVFDKTKKVIELKTFSLYALIPTMCRRGQEKVVMDMRHLRDVCVQEEKVRYLGKGYLLVLRLATGFSYPLTQSATMGGRSDVEAVASLLKRFLGLEELQCRWEQEAVREEDELNPSTDSEEEGDSVQ